In Clostridia bacterium, the DNA window TACCAACGGAATTTCTTTGCAATAACAACACCGTCAACGCTGATATAATTACCGCGGCCTACGCCATAACCGGCTTCGTAGCGATGACCGTCGAGCTTCGCGTACATCTCGTAGGGAAACTGAACCTTTGAAACAAGAGCGTACTCAGCGTAAACCGCTCCGTCAATCACGAGCTCCTCTCTCGAGCGCGCGACCTTTCTGAATATTACTTCGTGTCCGAAGACGTTTTCTTTTAAATACTCACGGACTTTTTCGTCCGTCAGCGCGGAACGTATAGGCGTCGACGTTTCCGGCTCGTCGCTCGCTTCACCTTGCGGATTCGTATTCCTGCTTTCGGCATTCATAAGGGCCTGTTTGGCTTTGACGCCTTTCACCGACGTTATAATGGTTCCTATCGAACCGATCAAAGCGAAACCCAGACCAAGCAGCAAATCCTTAATATAAGCCGCCGCGATTTCCGGTTCCTTCAGGAAAGTCGGAACCGCTTTTATGCTCTCGGAAAAAGACAGAGTAAAGTCGATCTCGCCTTCCTTATACCACGCCTGATACGCGTCATATACGTCCTTTCCCAGACACAGATACCACGCAAGCACCAGGACTGCGAAAGCGATGATCGAAGCGATTATTATCCCCTTTATGCTTTCTTTTTTTGCAAACAGTTTGTAACCTTTGATCGCCAGAACAACGCCTATCAATCCGGACACCGCCGCGATAATACCTGCGAGATAAAACAAAAACCACGCAAGTCCGCCGGCAAGAGAAAACAGAAAGGCGCCAACAATTCCGGCAATCACGTTTTCTTTGTTAGATAGGTCGTTCTGATCGCCGGTAATCATATTATTGATATCTGTTCGGTTTTGACGTAGCATAATATGTAACCATCTCCAAAGTTCCATATTTGTTAATTATTATAGCAGTTTTTCAAAACGAATGCAAGAGTTAAAAACATGCCGTTCGCCTGTATAGTTCTTATTATTAAAGGAGGCAGAAGCGCTTGTCAAAAGGGCTTTCCGGGACTTCGCAAAAAAAATTGCGATTTTCTGAAATTTGTTCTTGACATCGGGGGAGTGTTGTAATATAATAGTCAAGCGGCACGAAAAAAAGGCGGTTTCCGCCTGTGCGATCGCGGGAGCATAGCTCAGCTGGGAGAGCACTTGCCTTACAAGCAAGGGGTCACAGGTTCGAGCCCTGTTGTTCCCACCAGAAATTATGTTGTTGAACCGTTCCGCGATCGGCGTGATCGTAGCCGTTGACAACAGGTAATACGGCGCTGTAGTTCAGCTGGTTAGAACGCTAGCCTGTCACGCTAGAGGTCACGGGTTCGAGTCCCGTCAGCGTCGCCACATTTGCCTCTGTAGCTCAGGTGGTAGAGCAACGGACTGAAAATCCGTGTGTCGTTGGTTCGACTCCAACCGGAGGCACCACCTATACCGATTCATTTCGTGGACATATTCATATCTGCGGATTTAGCTCATCCGGTAGAGCGCCACCTTGCCAAGGTGGAGGTAGCGAGTTCGAGTCTCGTAATCCGCTCCAAGGACGCTTAAATATTTCGGTATTTAAGCGTTTTGTTTCGGGAGATTCCCGAGACGCGGCACCATAGCCAAGTGGTAAGGCAGAGGCCTGCAAAGCCTTTACCCCCAGTTCGAGTCTGGGTGGTGCCTCCATGCAAAAGGCACTTGCGGAAGCAAGTGCCTTTTGCAATGATATCCGTTCCTTGCGGAACGGATGATATATGCTCCGCATATGATATCCGCTTGCGCGGATGATATACGCCTGCGGCGTATTAAGGAACGGATATTATATCATGTTTGCGCCGGCGCAAACATATCATACGGCGAAGCCGTATATCATATCGCGTCAGCGATATATCATTTATTCGCCACTATTGCTTTACTATCGTAAGTATTCCTTGAAAAAATCCCGATATATCTGCTATAATTATAACAAAAGAGGTGGTAACTATGAAGCGGACATACGTATCCGGCAACAAGTTTTTGCTGTGGATAGGACTGATTCTCCATCTGGTTTATTATGCGCTCACCGTAACGGCTTTGTTGACTTACGGCGATCATTCGGACTACGGTCTCGGAACGTCCGGCGGACTGTGGATATACGCGATTATAGTTGCTATACCCGTGATATTGAACTATCTCACAGAGGGAGTTCTGGCGGTCATACGGCGCAGAAGCGCGTTTAATGTGATCAAACTCATCCTCGTCGTCGCGTTGGTCCCGCTTTGGATATTCTGCGGCAACGCGGGCGGAATTGTTGAATTCATAATCTGGAACGCCGTCTTCCTCGCGGCGTTCGTTATAGAGATAATCTCACTGTTCAAAACTCCCGCGCCCGAAAACTCCGCCGCGGTCGTGCAGGAGGTTTCTCAAAACTATATGTCGGATTATCAGACTGATAAAAGGGAATTGTAAAGTTTCATATAACATCACAGCGCGGCAGGAGACTGCCGCGCTGTTCGTTTATTATGAGAGATTTATGCTTCCTGTTCCTTATCATACCCCGTCAGATGCAGCGCGCGGGAGGCGACGGCGGCAGGCGTTATATCATATCGCGTCGTCAGCACGGCCGAGATAAGCAATAATTCAGGTTTTTTACAATCACATATTGACATAGTAGGTTAATATGCTATAATTTTAATTACAGATTTGTATTCGTCAGGTTCGTTCGATCGGCGCTTCGGATTCGAGCGAATGCGGAACGACCTGACAGATCACAAATGCACAGGAAGAGGAGTAGGTATGTCGGAAGCATATAAAGAAGGGTATCACGTTGAAATAATACCGCCGAAACAAGATTCCCTTAAACTCGAAGAAGACCTTGAAACGTTTGCCTCCAAGCTCGCGCGCGTCCGCGAAAGCGGATTCACCGCGTCGCTGACGGACAACGCCATGGGGCTGCTCGCGTTTCAGGGGCACGAGTGCATAGAAGAGCTCGGGCTCGATATCGACCCGGAAAAGATACTGATCCATCTTAACACTTTTCATACGAAGCGCGATCTTGAAGAAATACTTGACGCCTGCGGGCGGCTCGGAATATTCAATCTGCTTGTCGTTTCCGGCGACGGATCGCCGCGGCTTCCGAAGCTGCTTCCGGAGGACGTTGAGGCGGAGGATACCGCGTCGGTGACGTCGGTGGAGCTGATCCGGTATATATGCAGGCATTATCCCGAATTCACCGTGGGAGCGGCGTTCAACCCGTACGAGCCGGAGGAGCACGAATTCGATAAACTGAAAAGAAAGCTGAATGCGGGAGCGAGCTTTGTAATAACCCAGCCTATAACCGAAAAGAACGCCGTCGTAGACAAAATGCTTGAAACGTATCCGGAGCTTCCGGTGATTATCGAAGCGTGGATGTCCAAAAAGCTGTATCTGCTTTCTGAC includes these proteins:
- a CDS encoding methylenetetrahydrofolate reductase, which gives rise to MSEAYKEGYHVEIIPPKQDSLKLEEDLETFASKLARVRESGFTASLTDNAMGLLAFQGHECIEELGLDIDPEKILIHLNTFHTKRDLEEILDACGRLGIFNLLVVSGDGSPRLPKLLPEDVEAEDTASVTSVELIRYICRHYPEFTVGAAFNPYEPEEHEFDKLKRKLNAGASFVITQPITEKNAVVDKMLETYPELPVIIEAWMSKKLYLLSDVVGYPIPEDAEFDPIGTLKRLEEDYPQCGFYLSLLGFKTQYPLIEEAARKRGAGA